In Panacibacter ginsenosidivorans, the following proteins share a genomic window:
- a CDS encoding magnesium chelatase: MKIHDIKTLGELKKSGYKSLHIKDELRKNLVEKIRNKENTFPGIIGYEDSVIPDTERAILSRHNILFLGLRGQAKTRMARQMTQLLDEYIPVIHGSEINDDPFHPLSKYAKDQIAQHGDDTPISWLHRSERYGEKLATPDVSVADLIGDIDPIKAANLRLSFSDELVIHYGIIPRSNRSIFVINEIPDLQARIQVALFNILEEGDIQIRGFKLRMPLDIMFVFTANPEDYTNRGSIVTPLKDRIQSQILTHYPKDLETSLAITEQEAHINEEQKKITVSDLVKRLIEQVAFEARSNEYVDKKSGVSARLTIAAFENAVSSAERRAIIHGEKETQVWISDLSGIIPSITGKIELVYEGEQEGPYQVALNLVDKAIRSQFITYFPNPESLKKRKTTGKPSQAQKEDDPYKEITKWFDKGNHLDMLVDMKDADKIAALYKVDGLYGIVKKYFPRANEKESALLMEFVLHGLAAHSLISKKTIEGKIQFKDLIGSMMNLGQFSSEEDDDDTFNEDDYK, translated from the coding sequence ATGAAAATACACGATATAAAAACCTTAGGCGAGTTAAAGAAAAGTGGCTACAAATCTTTACACATAAAAGATGAATTGCGCAAAAACCTTGTTGAAAAAATACGCAATAAAGAAAATACTTTTCCGGGCATTATTGGTTATGAAGATTCAGTAATTCCTGATACGGAAAGAGCAATATTAAGCCGTCATAATATTTTATTTCTTGGCTTGCGCGGACAGGCTAAAACAAGAATGGCGCGGCAAATGACCCAATTACTTGATGAATACATTCCGGTAATTCATGGCAGCGAAATAAATGATGATCCTTTTCATCCATTGAGCAAATATGCGAAAGACCAGATAGCACAACATGGTGATGATACACCGATAAGCTGGTTGCACCGCAGCGAACGTTACGGAGAAAAACTGGCAACACCAGATGTAAGTGTTGCTGATTTAATTGGCGATATTGATCCCATAAAAGCTGCAAATCTACGGTTGAGTTTTTCTGATGAGTTAGTGATTCATTACGGTATTATCCCACGTAGTAACCGCAGCATCTTTGTGATCAATGAGATCCCTGATCTGCAGGCACGTATACAGGTTGCGCTGTTCAACATTCTTGAAGAAGGCGATATACAGATACGCGGTTTTAAATTGCGCATGCCACTTGATATTATGTTTGTGTTCACTGCAAACCCCGAAGACTACACAAATCGCGGAAGTATTGTTACGCCGCTGAAAGATCGCATTCAAAGCCAGATATTAACGCATTATCCCAAAGACCTGGAAACATCCCTTGCCATTACAGAACAGGAAGCGCATATAAATGAAGAGCAGAAAAAAATAACTGTTAGTGATCTTGTTAAACGTTTGATAGAGCAGGTTGCATTTGAAGCACGCAGTAATGAATATGTTGATAAGAAAAGTGGTGTTAGTGCAAGGCTTACCATTGCTGCATTTGAGAATGCAGTAAGTAGCGCCGAGCGTCGTGCAATAATACATGGAGAGAAGGAAACACAGGTTTGGATAAGTGATCTGTCAGGCATTATACCATCAATAACAGGAAAGATAGAATTGGTTTATGAAGGCGAACAGGAAGGCCCATACCAGGTTGCCTTGAATCTTGTTGATAAAGCAATACGTTCACAGTTCATAACTTATTTTCCAAATCCTGAATCGCTGAAAAAGAGAAAGACGACAGGAAAACCTTCACAGGCACAAAAAGAAGACGATCCATATAAAGAGATCACTAAGTGGTTTGACAAAGGCAATCATCTAGATATGCTTGTTGACATGAAAGATGCAGATAAAATTGCGGCACTTTATAAAGTTGATGGTTTATATGGCATTGTAAAAAAATATTTTCCCCGTGCCAATGAAAAGGAAAGTGCATTGCTTATGGAGTTTGTGTTACATGGGCTTGCAGCACATTCACTCATCAGCAAGAAAACAATTGAAGGAAAGATACAGTTCAAAGATCTTATTGGCAGCATGATGAATCTTGGTCAGTTCAGCAGTGAAGAGGACGATGATGATACATTTAATGAAGATGATTATAAATAA
- a CDS encoding RidA family protein, translating into MSKQLISSGTIWEKKFGYSRAVKVGKNVFVAGTTAVDEFGNIIGEDDPYVQASFVYRKIEKALQEAGSSLNDVVRVRTFVTDIKRWEEVARAQGEVFEEIRPAATLVEVTALVRPELMVEIEVDAVIQG; encoded by the coding sequence GAACCATCTGGGAGAAAAAATTCGGATACAGCCGTGCGGTAAAGGTGGGCAAAAATGTTTTTGTTGCGGGAACTACGGCTGTTGATGAATTTGGAAATATTATCGGCGAGGATGATCCTTATGTGCAGGCATCTTTTGTATATAGAAAAATTGAGAAAGCATTGCAGGAAGCCGGAAGTTCGCTAAACGATGTAGTGCGTGTAAGAACTTTTGTAACAGATATTAAACGCTGGGAAGAAGTTGCAAGAGCACAGGGTGAAGTATTTGAGGAAATAAGACCAGCAGCAACATTGGTTGAAGTTACAGCATTGGTAAGACCGGAGCTGATGGTTGAAATTGAAGTGGATGCTGTCATACAGGGATAA